TTACAAAATTTATGTGGCCAATGAAGGTTATCCTATAGGCTTCTCAAAAAGTAATCAGGCTGTCCTTCTGCCTTCATTTATGGCGGCTTATACAGGAGGAGATGCTTCAAATAGTTCAACTAGTATTTTTAGAAGTTTCCCTATTCCAAACTGGAATGTGAAATATAATGGTTTAATGCGTTATAAGTATTTCAAAGACCATTTTAGAAGATTTTCATTACAGCATAATTATAGAGCGTCTTACACGATTAGCCAGTTTAGATCAAATTTTGATTATTTGGAAAATCCGGGTGGTCAAGACGTAAACACCAACTTCTTTAATAAAACAATCATGTCTAATGTTAACTTAGTGGAGCAATTTAGCCCGCTGGTTAGAGTTGATTTTGAGTTGAAAAATTCATTCCGTTTATTGACAGAAATTAAAAAAGATCGCGCACTGTCTATGAGTTTTGACAATAATTTATTGACAGAGGTTAAAGGAGTAGAGTATGTTGTTGGATTAGGATATCGTTTTAAAGACGTTATTATCTCATCAAGATTAGCAGATAATCCAACTGGAATTATTAAGAGTGATATCAATATAAAAGCTGATTTTTCATATAGAAATAATGAGACTTTAGTTCGATATTTAGATTACGATAATAATCAGCTGGCAGCGGGACAGAACATCTGGACTTTAAAATTAACGGCCGATTATGCCTTCAGTAAAAACTTAACAGCAATATTCTATTACGATCATTCGTTCTCGAAAGCAGTTATTTCGACTTCTTTCCCTTTAACGAATATCAGATCAGGTTTCACACTTCGTTATAATTTTGGAAATTAAATTTTAGTTTCTAAACTAGATTTTATTAGAAGATTATTACATTTGTGGCTTAAATTTTAAACAATCAATTTTCAAACACAACGATTATGAGCATACCAGCAAATTTAAAGTACACAAAAGATCACGAATGGGTTAGCATCGAAGGAGATGTTGCAACTGTAGGAATTACTCATTTTGCACAAAAAGAGTTAGGAGATATCGTGTATGTTGAGGTAGAAACTTTAGATCAGACACTTTCAAAAGATGAAGTTTTTGGAACTGTTGAGGCTGTAAAAACAGTTTCTGATTTATTTTTACCATTAACAGGTGAGATCATTGCTTTTAATGAAGACTTAGAAAGTGCTCCAGAAACTGTAAATTCAGATCCTTATGGAGCTGGATGGATGATTAAAATAAAAATTGCTGATGCTTCAGAAATTGACACTTTATTATCTGATCAAGCTTATAAAGAATTAATCGGTGCCTAAACAACTATTGTTAATTTGGGCAATTATCTGCTCTGGAATCATTACTTATTTTTGTCTTACAGATTCTAGCAATATACCGGCGATTAATTTTCCAAGCATTGATAAAATTGTACATTTCTGTTTTCATTTTGGATTTACAATTTCATGGATTTTGTTTTTCAAAAAAGAACTAAAAGGAAAAGATGCAGACGATTATAAGGCTTATTTGATCTCATTTATATTTTCTGTTTTCTTTGGAATTACAATCGAAATTCTCCAAAGCGCTCTTACAGTAACAAGAGCTTCAGATGTTACAGATGTTTTAGCAAATGCACTTGGAGCAGTTGTGGCAGTTTTTTCTGCAATAGCTTTTAAAAGGCAAATCGATAAAATATAATAAAAGAACCCACTTAGGTGGGTTTTTTATTACAAGAAAATCAAGCATTTAAAAGCTATGTTTTTTCAATATAAAATGTACTTTTGTGCTGGTTTCCTGCAACTTCTATCAAAATGAATGTAAAGCAATATTTAGACTCCACTTATTTGAAAACTGCATCGCAAGCTGGTCTTTCGGAAGCAGAAAATACTGTTGTAATCAAAAATGCAATTAAGGAAGCAATTCAAGAAGGTTTTAAGCTAATTATGATTCGTCCAGAATATGTTTCTTTGGCAAAAAACATGGTTGTTGAGGCCAATTCGGTTTTGTTGGTTGGAACTGTAATTGATTTTCCAGAAGGAAAGTCAAGTTTGGAAATCAAAATTAAAGAAGCAAACGAAGCAATTGCAAATGGAGCCGACGATTTAGATTTTGTTTGTAATTATGAAGCGTTCAAAAATGGAGATCTTGATTTGGTTAAAAAAGAAATCTTAATTGGAACGCAGATTGGGTTGGCAAATGATAAAACAGTAAAATGGATTATTGAAGTTGCAGCCTTAACAGATAAAGAAATTATTCAGTTATCTGCTTTAATAAAACATGTTGTAGTGTCTAATTTTAAAGAAGAAGATTTTGATTCTGTCTTTGTGAAATCCTCTACAGGTTTTTATAAAACAGAGAATGATCTTCCAAATGGAGCAACAGTTCCAGCAATAATTATGATGCTCGAAAATGCTTCGCCGCTTTCAGTAAAGGCAGCTGGTGGAGTCCGTTCATTTGAAGAAGCTGCAGAAATGATTCGTTTAGGAGTAAAACGTATTGGAACTTCAGCGGCAAAAGCAATTGTAAACGGAGAAATTTCCCCAAATCAATATTAAATAAATACCCCAATTTTAAGTGAATAAGTTTTTTTTGTCCCTTGTTTTAATTTCTTCGTTCTTTATTGTCTCTGCTCAGCAAAATGGTAATTCTTCTGTTCAGCCAGGTTTTGCGGCAGAAATGTTTCCAGTTTTTCCTAACTGCGAAAATTTAGAAGGCAAAAAATTAGAAAATTGTTTTTATAAAGAAGTTCAAGATTTTGTGTTTAGCAATTTTCAAGTTCCTCAAAAATTAAAAGAAAACAATTATAAAGGAGTGGTAAAAGTACTTTTTGAGGTAAATGCAGAAGGCGAATTTAAAGTAATTTATGTTTCTGCAGAAACTGAAGAATTGTCTGAAGAAGCAAAAAGAGTTTTTGGTGCATTTCCAAAAATAAAACCTTCAACTTACAACGGAAAACCAACATATTCTAAATATACGATTTCTATTGATATACCGCTAAAAAGTGCATCACAGCTTGCAACAGAAGCTCAAGCAGCAGCGGAAATTTTAAAGCCTGCAGAAAAACCAATGACAGAATTGGATAGTATTGTATATAAAAAATACAATAATCCAGAATTTGATAGTCATTTAAATATTCCTTTTTCACATAGTTATTATGCGCAGTTTGATGCAGAAATGAATCAAGTTGGGATTAATAATCATACAGCATCTAAGCCCTATACTTACGCAGAGGTTTCAAAGTATTATAATTTGAGAGCGGTAAATGAATCGTTGCAGAAAAAAACATCGACTTGGCTGGGAAGAAAATGGTGGAATGAAAATCTAGTGCAGATTCAAGGAGAAGATTATTGGTTTGCCTTAAATCCGATTGTAGATTTGCAAATGGGTAAGGCTTCAGATCTTGATGCATCTTATACTTATGTGAATACTAGAGCGCTAAACTTTAGAGGAGGTTTGGGGAAACAAATTAATTTTACTACGACATTTTTTGAAAGTCAAGGAAGATTTGCAGGATATTTTAACGATTATGCAGAATCTATTAAACCATCGGGAGGAAATCCGGCAATAATTCCGGGGATTGGAATTGCAAAAGGATTCAAAACGGATGCTTATGATTTTCCTTTAGCGGAAGCGAATATCACTTTCGCACCAGGAAAAATATTTGATTTTCAATTGGGTTATGGAAGAAATTTTATAGGTGACGGTTATCGTTCTTTGTTGGAAAGCGATGGAGCGAGTCCGTACCCATACTTTAAAATCAACACCAAATTCTGGAAAATTAAATATACCAATACGTACATGTGGATGAAAGATGTTCGTCCAGAAGTAACAGCCGAAAAGACGTATGCGACAAAATTTATGGCCAATCATTATTTGAGTTGGAATGTTTCAAATAGATTAAACTTAGGTTTTTTTGAATCTGTAGTTTGGACAGACACCAACAACAGAGGATTTGATGCTAATTTTGTTAATCCGATTATTTTTTACCGTGCGGTAGAATTCGGATCTTCATCTAGAAGCGGAAATGCGCTTTTAGGGATTACGGGTAAATACAAATGGAATAATAGTATAAATCTTTATTCACAATTCTTGATCGATGAATTTTCTGTTTCAGATGTTGGAGCGGGAAATCAAAGCTGGAAAAACAAATTTGGATTTCAATTTGGAGCAAAATACTTCAATGCATTTAATGTAAAAGATCTTTTACTGCAGGTTGAATTGAATAGTGTTCGTCCTTATGTGTACTCGCATAGCGCTGTTATTACCAATTATGGACATAATAATCAAAGTGTTGGGCACCAATGGGGCGGAAATTTTAAAGAACTTATTGCAATTGCGAGATACCACAAAGGGCGTTGGCTTGCCGATGCAAAATTAACAGTTGGTACAAGAGGTTTAGATTTTGATACTGCAGAAGACTCTTATAATTATGGAGGAAATATTTATAAAAGTTATGATGTGAAACGTCCGTATGATACGGGTGTGAAAATCGGACAGGGTAATAAAACCAGTGTTTTTATTGCAGATGTTCAAGGAGGGTATTTAATTAATCCAATGACAAACTTGAAATTATTTGGAAGTTTAATCTATAGAAATTTTGATCCGACTCAAGAAACAGCAACAACTTTTAAGCAAAGTACTACTTGGTTTAGTGTCGGATTACGTTCGGATATTTTTAATTGGTATTTTGATTACTAGTTTTTAATAAGATTTTTCGAAATATAGTGTTAAAGAATGCTGAGATCTTAATTTCTATAGGTTTTATTGAAAAAAATCTAAAATTATAGGTTCAAATTCTACAATCTAATTTGTACATTTGCACCACTCAAAAAAAATACACAAAATACAACGGTATTGAACGCTGCAAAAAACACATTATCACTCAAATCAATATTTCTAGATTTTAAAGAGATTACTAAAGCTGGTTTAGCTATTAGTGTATTGTTTTCTTCTATTGCTGGATATTTGTTAGGAGTAGATTCTGAACATCCTTTTAGATGGAGTGTTTTGGCTGTTTTGGCAGTTGGAGGTTACTGTATGGTCGGAGCTTCAAATGCTTTTAACCAAGTAATAGAAAAAGATATCGATTCTTTAATGGATCGCACCAAAAACCGTCCAGTTCCTTCAGGACGTATGTCTCCTAAAGTGGCTTTATTAGTAGCGAGTTTGCTTACTATTATTGGTGTTGCACTTCTTTATACGATAAATGCAAAGTCAGCAATGTTTGCTGCAATTTCTATATTTCTTTATACAAGTGTTTATACACCATTAAAAACAGTAACTTCGTTGTCTGTTTTTGTTGGTGCATTTCCTGGAGCGATTCCATTTATGTTGGGCTGGGTAGCAGCAACTGGTGAATTTGGTATTGAGGCAGGTACTTTATTCTTAATTCAATTTTTTTGGCAATTCCCTCATTTTTGGGCTATCGGATGGTTTTTATACGAAGATTATGAGAAAGCAGGAATATTTATGCTTCCGACAGGTAAAAAAGATAAAGGAACAGCTTTACAGATAATATTGTATACAATTTGGCTTATAATAGCATCGTTATTACCTGTGTTAGGTTTTACAGGTCAGTTGTTTATTTCTCAAATTGCGGCAGTTTTAGTGTTTCTATTAGGGATTTGGATGCTTTTTTATGCGGTTCGTCTGTATAAGTTAAGAACTGCAAAGGCAGCGAGAACATTAATGCTAGTGAGTGTTTCTTATATTTCACTTTTGCAAATTGTATTTATAGTAGATAAATTTTTAAGATAGTTGTTATGGAAATGACATTGAAAACAAATGAAGAACAAGTAAGGAAATCAAAATCAGCAAAACTGATTCTGCTTTTCGCGATGGTTAGTATGACTATGATGTTTGCTGGTTTAACGAGTGCATTTGTAGTTAGTAAATCAAGAGCAGACTGGTTGAAGAATTTTGAGCTTCCTTCAGCTTTCTATTGGAGCACAGCAGTAATTATTGCATGTAGTGTTACTTTTTATTTGGCGAAAAAAGCCATCCAAAAAGACAATAGAAGTGCGGTTACAGGATTACTTCTTGGAACTTTAGCTTTAGGGGTTTTATTTGTGGTATTACAATTCAAAGGATTTGGACAAATCGTTTCAGAAGGGTATTACTTTACTGGAGAAGGTAGTTCAATTACTACAACTTTTCTTTATGTGGTAACAGTTACACACCTGTTGCACTTAGCTGGCGGATTAATTTCACTTTTAATTATAATTTATAATCATTTTAAACAAAAATACAATTCGACTCAAACTCTTGGGATAGAGCTAGGTGCGATGTATTGGCACTTTTTGGATTTATTATGGGTATATTTATTTTTATTTTTATATTTCTTTAAATAAGAAAAAAACGTAAATTTGGGAACTTTTTAACGAATATCTTTTATGGGAGCGACAGTTACTACTGCAAACAACGACGAAAAAACTTGGGGAGGCGGTCACAATGAGCCTTTAGGAGCAAGTTATGGTAAAATGATGATGTGGTTTTTTATCGTATCAGATGCCTTAACATTCTCTGGATTTCTAGGAGCTTATGGTTTTTCTAGATTCAAATTTATTGAAACTTGGCCTTTGGCTGATGAAGTGTTCACTCACTTCCCATTTATGCATGGTGTTGCGGCTCCAATGTATTATGTAGCATTAATGACTTTTATTTTGATCTTTTCTTCTGTAACAATGGTACTAGCTGTTGATGCAGGACACCAATTGAAAAAGACAAAAGTTGCAATCTATATGTTCTTAACTATTATTGGAGGTTTAATTTTCGTTGGTTCTCAAGCTTGGGAATGGAAAAACTTCATTAAAGGAGAATATGGTGCGGTTGAAACAGTTGGAGGAAGTTTGCTTCAATTTGTGGATAAAGATGGTAAAAGAGTAGCTTTAGCTGATTTTGCTGTTAAATTGCCAGAACAAAGAGAAGCTTTAACAAGAAGCCATTCAACTTGGTTTATGGAAGACGCTCAGTCTCTTCCAACTTACACAGTTGCTGAAGTGCAAGCTGGATTTAAAGCGCATCCAGAAATCTTAATCAGAACAGAAAAACTTACAGATAAAAAGAAAAAGACTGTTTTATCAAGAGAAGAATCTGAAAAACATTTAGCTAACGCTAAATATGTAGTAGAAGGTGCTAACTTGATTAGAAACGAGTACGGTAATAAATTATTTGCTGATTTCTTCTTCTTTATTACAGGTTTCCACGGATTCCACGTATTCTCTGGAGTTATTATTAATATCATTATTTTCTTTAATGTATTATTAGGTACTTACGAGAAGAGAAGAAGCTACGAAATGGTAGAAAAAGTTGGTTTATATTGGCACTTCGTAGATTTAGTTTGGGTATTTGTATTTACAGTTTTCTACCTAGTTTAATTTTAGAATTTAATTATTATGTCACACGAGCACGTATCAAATACAAAAAGAATCTGGTTTGTTTTCGCATTACTTTCAGTAGTAACTACAGTTGAAGTTATTTTGGGTATCTACAAACCTGCGTCATTAGAATTTACTCATTTTATTGGTTTGAATTTGTTAAACTGGATTTTCTATATCCTTACAATATTCAAAGCATATTATATTGTATGGGCATTTATGCACATGGAAGGTGAAAAAAGCAGCCTTAGATGGTCTGTAGTTTCTCCTGTTATCTTCCTAGTTTTATATTTATTGTTTATTCTATTGACAGAAGGACATTATATTTATGGGGTTTTTAAAGATTCTACTATTAAATGGAATTTTTAACATGATATTAATTCGAAAAGAGTCCCGATAACATCGGGATTTTTTTATTTTTGTACCTCAATAATTTCCGTTAATACAATGAAAAAAAATATAGTTCTCTTTGTACTTTTTGTATTGCCAATTGTAGCGTATTTGTTTTTTGCTTCTGGTGTAAATAGTTTTACGACTCTTCCTGTGATAACACCAAAAGTGGCCGACTTTGGAAACTGGAATTCATTAAACGGAAAAAAAATCTCCCTTGATAAAAAGATTACTGTGCTAGGTTTTGCCGGTACAAATATTCTAGAAAATAGAGGTAATTATTTTAATCTAAATGAAAAGATCTACAAACGTTATAACGGTTTTGAAGATCTTCAGTTTGTAGTGTTGTGTCCAACAGGAACTGAAAAAGAAGCTCAAAAAATTGTTGATGCTTTATCTCCTTTTACAGATGTTAAGAATTGGAATTTTGTTTTTGCTTCAAAAGAAGAAATCCAAAAATTTTATGACGGACTTCATTTAAAAGAAAAACTGAATGAAAACCTTGGAACTTCTAATGTTTATATAGTCGATAAAGAACGTAATCTGAGAGGTAGAAAAGACCAGAAGGAATATAAAGAAGGTTATGATACTTTTCATCCGTCTGAGTTGAGTAATGAAATGCTTGATGACTTCAAGATTATTCTTTACGAATATCGCGCAGCATTAAAGAAGAATCATAACGCTACAAAGCAACTTTAAAAAATCATTTATAATGTTTAAGAACAAATCATATATCGGAATCTCTTTTGTGATTCTAATTTTTGGGATCTATGCTATTCCTAAAATTGTCGATCGAGTTAAAAACGGTGACGTTGTAAAAGGAAACCGTTTGGATAATGTTGAGACTAAATCTTCAAAAGATGGTAAGCTTTTGACAATTGGACCAGCTCCAAAATTCGAATTGACAAATCAAGACAATGTGAAGATTTCGAATGAAAGTTATAAAGGAAAAGTGTATGTTTTGGAATTCTTCTTTACAACTTGTCCTTCAATTTGTCCAAAGATGAACATGAGCATGCTGGAGATTGAAAAAACTTTTTTCGGGAATCCGAACTTTGGAATTGTTTCTATTACAATCGATCCGAAACATGATACTCCACAAGTTTTGAAAGACCATGCTAAATTGTTAGGTGTAAAATCTTCAAACTGGAATTTCCTAACTGGAGACAGAAGCGTAATTATGGATTTGTCTAATAAAGGATTTAATCTTTATGCAGGAGAAAATGATAAAGTAAGCGGTGGATTTGAGCATTCTGGTCTGTTTGCTTTAATTGATAAAGATGGAAACATTCGTTGTAGAAAAGACGAATTCGGAAATCCGAATATTTATTATGATGGTTTAGATAAAAAAGGGGTTAGAGATATTCAGCAAG
The Flavobacterium humidisoli DNA segment above includes these coding regions:
- the gcvH gene encoding glycine cleavage system protein GcvH, coding for MSIPANLKYTKDHEWVSIEGDVATVGITHFAQKELGDIVYVEVETLDQTLSKDEVFGTVEAVKTVSDLFLPLTGEIIAFNEDLESAPETVNSDPYGAGWMIKIKIADASEIDTLLSDQAYKELIGA
- a CDS encoding VanZ family protein, which produces MPKQLLLIWAIICSGIITYFCLTDSSNIPAINFPSIDKIVHFCFHFGFTISWILFFKKELKGKDADDYKAYLISFIFSVFFGITIEILQSALTVTRASDVTDVLANALGAVVAVFSAIAFKRQIDKI
- the deoC gene encoding deoxyribose-phosphate aldolase, with protein sequence MNVKQYLDSTYLKTASQAGLSEAENTVVIKNAIKEAIQEGFKLIMIRPEYVSLAKNMVVEANSVLLVGTVIDFPEGKSSLEIKIKEANEAIANGADDLDFVCNYEAFKNGDLDLVKKEILIGTQIGLANDKTVKWIIEVAALTDKEIIQLSALIKHVVVSNFKEEDFDSVFVKSSTGFYKTENDLPNGATVPAIIMMLENASPLSVKAAGGVRSFEEAAEMIRLGVKRIGTSAAKAIVNGEISPNQY
- a CDS encoding energy transducer TonB, with translation MNKFFLSLVLISSFFIVSAQQNGNSSVQPGFAAEMFPVFPNCENLEGKKLENCFYKEVQDFVFSNFQVPQKLKENNYKGVVKVLFEVNAEGEFKVIYVSAETEELSEEAKRVFGAFPKIKPSTYNGKPTYSKYTISIDIPLKSASQLATEAQAAAEILKPAEKPMTELDSIVYKKYNNPEFDSHLNIPFSHSYYAQFDAEMNQVGINNHTASKPYTYAEVSKYYNLRAVNESLQKKTSTWLGRKWWNENLVQIQGEDYWFALNPIVDLQMGKASDLDASYTYVNTRALNFRGGLGKQINFTTTFFESQGRFAGYFNDYAESIKPSGGNPAIIPGIGIAKGFKTDAYDFPLAEANITFAPGKIFDFQLGYGRNFIGDGYRSLLESDGASPYPYFKINTKFWKIKYTNTYMWMKDVRPEVTAEKTYATKFMANHYLSWNVSNRLNLGFFESVVWTDTNNRGFDANFVNPIIFYRAVEFGSSSRSGNALLGITGKYKWNNSINLYSQFLIDEFSVSDVGAGNQSWKNKFGFQFGAKYFNAFNVKDLLLQVELNSVRPYVYSHSAVITNYGHNNQSVGHQWGGNFKELIAIARYHKGRWLADAKLTVGTRGLDFDTAEDSYNYGGNIYKSYDVKRPYDTGVKIGQGNKTSVFIADVQGGYLINPMTNLKLFGSLIYRNFDPTQETATTFKQSTTWFSVGLRSDIFNWYFDY
- the cyoE gene encoding heme o synthase, with product MNAAKNTLSLKSIFLDFKEITKAGLAISVLFSSIAGYLLGVDSEHPFRWSVLAVLAVGGYCMVGASNAFNQVIEKDIDSLMDRTKNRPVPSGRMSPKVALLVASLLTIIGVALLYTINAKSAMFAAISIFLYTSVYTPLKTVTSLSVFVGAFPGAIPFMLGWVAATGEFGIEAGTLFLIQFFWQFPHFWAIGWFLYEDYEKAGIFMLPTGKKDKGTALQIILYTIWLIIASLLPVLGFTGQLFISQIAAVLVFLLGIWMLFYAVRLYKLRTAKAARTLMLVSVSYISLLQIVFIVDKFLR
- a CDS encoding cytochrome c oxidase subunit 3, which encodes MEMTLKTNEEQVRKSKSAKLILLFAMVSMTMMFAGLTSAFVVSKSRADWLKNFELPSAFYWSTAVIIACSVTFYLAKKAIQKDNRSAVTGLLLGTLALGVLFVVLQFKGFGQIVSEGYYFTGEGSSITTTFLYVVTVTHLLHLAGGLISLLIIIYNHFKQKYNSTQTLGIELGAMYWHFLDLLWVYLFLFLYFFK
- a CDS encoding cytochrome c oxidase subunit 3, with protein sequence MGATVTTANNDEKTWGGGHNEPLGASYGKMMMWFFIVSDALTFSGFLGAYGFSRFKFIETWPLADEVFTHFPFMHGVAAPMYYVALMTFILIFSSVTMVLAVDAGHQLKKTKVAIYMFLTIIGGLIFVGSQAWEWKNFIKGEYGAVETVGGSLLQFVDKDGKRVALADFAVKLPEQREALTRSHSTWFMEDAQSLPTYTVAEVQAGFKAHPEILIRTEKLTDKKKKTVLSREESEKHLANAKYVVEGANLIRNEYGNKLFADFFFFITGFHGFHVFSGVIINIIIFFNVLLGTYEKRRSYEMVEKVGLYWHFVDLVWVFVFTVFYLV
- a CDS encoding cytochrome C oxidase subunit IV family protein, whose product is MSHEHVSNTKRIWFVFALLSVVTTVEVILGIYKPASLEFTHFIGLNLLNWIFYILTIFKAYYIVWAFMHMEGEKSSLRWSVVSPVIFLVLYLLFILLTEGHYIYGVFKDSTIKWNF
- a CDS encoding SCO family protein is translated as MFKNKSYIGISFVILIFGIYAIPKIVDRVKNGDVVKGNRLDNVETKSSKDGKLLTIGPAPKFELTNQDNVKISNESYKGKVYVLEFFFTTCPSICPKMNMSMLEIEKTFFGNPNFGIVSITIDPKHDTPQVLKDHAKLLGVKSSNWNFLTGDRSVIMDLSNKGFNLYAGENDKVSGGFEHSGLFALIDKDGNIRCRKDEFGNPNIYYDGLDKKGVRDIQQDIKILLEE